From Pelmatolapia mariae isolate MD_Pm_ZW linkage group LG22, Pm_UMD_F_2, whole genome shotgun sequence, a single genomic window includes:
- the dync1li1 gene encoding cytoplasmic dynein 1 light intermediate chain 1: MATSGRSALLSSNSTGPRSTLENSNPEEDDGQNLWSTILSEVSTHSRSKLPSGKNVLVMGEVGSGKTTLVAKLQGVEEYMKGRGLEYLYFSVHDDDIDDHTRCNAWVLDGDLYHKGLQGVAVPVDSIDNTLLLITVDMSRPWNALDSLQKWAAVAREHIDKLRVPPEKLRELEHRLVKQFQEYTEPGTGEDGAPQRRSEEEESVLLPLGDNTLTHNLGIPVVVVCTKCDAISTLEKEHDYRDEHLDFIQFHIRRFCLQYGASLLYTSVKEMKNLDILYKYLVHRLYGFPFHCPAQVVERDAVFIPSGWDNEKKIAILHENFQTIKAEDSFEDVIVKPPVRKIVHEKEIQAEDDQVFLVKLQSLLAKQPAVTAGRPVDTTSRAPTGSPRTSNRSAAANVANAMPQSGQTSEGVLANFFNSLLTKKAGTAGPGTPGGGNNTPGTVRKSGSKLGLSDVQAELDRIASRETDSDLSNANETPATDGQDT; the protein is encoded by the exons ATGGCGACTTCAGGGAGGAGTGCACTATTATCCTCCAATTCAACTGGACCTAGGAGCACACTGGAGAACTCCAACCCAGAAGAGGATGATGGGCAGAACTTATG GTCCACAATCCTGAGCGAAGTGTCAACCCATTCAAGATCAAAGCTACCGTCTGGGAAAAATGTCCTGGTCATGG GTGAGGTGGGCTCGGGAAAGACCACTTTGGTTGCAAAGCTACAAGGGGTTGAAGAGTACATGAAAGGCCGTGGCCTGGAATATCTCTACTTCAGTGTTCACGACGATGACATTGATG aCCACACTAGATGTAATGCCTGGGTGTTAGACGGAGACCTTTACCATAAGGGTCTACAGGGAGTAGCTGTACCGGTGGACTCTATCGACAACACGTTGCTCCTGATAACGGTTGACATGTCGCGGCCTTGGAACGCCCTGGACTCTCTCCAGAAGTGGGCCGCCGTTGCTAGGGAACACATTGACAAACTCCGAGTCCCCCCAGAAAAGCTGCGGGAGCTGGAGCACAGAC TGGTAAAGCAATTCCAGGAGTACACGGAGCCGGGTACCGGGGAGGATGGAGCACCGCAGAGGAGgagtgaagaagaagagagcGTGCTGCTGCCCTTAGGAGAcaacacacttacacacaaCCTGGGAATACCAGTAGTGGTGGTCTGCACAAAG TGCGATGCTATCAGCACACTGGAAAAAGAGCACGACTACAGAGACGAACACCTGGATTTCATCCAGTTCCACATCAGACGTTTCTGTCTGCAGT ACGGCGCCTCTCTGCTTTACACATCAGTGAAGGAAATGAAGAACCTGGACATCCTGTACAAATACCTGGTCCACAGACTCTATGGCTTTCCATTCCACTGCCCTGCGCAAGTGGTGGAAAGAGATGCCGTCTTTAT TCCATCAGGTTGGGACAACGAGAAAAAGATCGCCATACTTCATGAGAACTTCCAGACAATAAAAGCAGAGGACAGCTTCGAGGATGTAATAGTTAAGCCACCAGTCAGAAAG ATTGTGCATGAAAAGGAGATTCAGGCAGAAGACGACCAAGTGTTTCTGGTAAAACTGCAG TCGCTGCTCGCCAAACAGCCCGCTGTGACAGCAGGACGACCAGTG GACACCACAAGCAGGGCACCCACGGGCTCTCCGAGGACGAGTAATCGCTCTGCAGCGGCCAACGTAGCAAATGCTATGCCACAGTCCG GTCAGACTAGTGAGGGTGTGCTAGCCAATTTCTTCAACAGTCTACTGACAAAGAAAGCGGGGACGGCAGGGCCCGGCACACCAGGTGGTGGCAACAATACACCGGGAACTGTACGGAAGTCAG GTTCAAAGCTGGGCCTCAGCGACGTCCAGGCAGAGCTGGACCGCATAGCCAGCCGAGAGACTGACTCTGACTTGTCCAATGCCAACGAGACCCCTGCCACCGATGGGCAGGACACATGA